One Tenrec ecaudatus isolate mTenEca1 chromosome 12, mTenEca1.hap1, whole genome shotgun sequence DNA segment encodes these proteins:
- the RBBP8NL gene encoding RBBP8 N-terminal-like protein, which yields MASFMESLNRLKDAHDKELLGLRNKLVELNSERSRDTQRVEELFTKNQQLREQQKALKETVRVLENRLRAGLCDRCMVTQELSRRRQQEFHSSHLQSLQHIFLLTNEMASLKEENKSLREEVKRLRGLEDRSTALSREGPSDLPSPLPLSSLDGGKASTEQSPTGHQEPEAQSPSAETEQLPGSRISPLTKISAGSSLPSPKAPDTSPQCISNQLHGTIAVVRPGTQVYPSDQGTLNGTPPPPARSSPPSPPYEPSLPLDSLLRAPQASVTAFEALTPDRLVLLSRQLVLHPCNPRSSPLTTTAPSGPGPRNQKVTEAKGWEEPSSLLGLPGSLVDGRSPRLESTLHLLLAQQQLRAWVSSARPRSTPPSPPTGSDSEGPEDLEAGGALLTRASQHGGHPLRPPAPRSPPGMAAAQEHAPDKALDLSGWGRGRDAPEPPCCPASLCPSGTPYPESPKGAEPPAQSGALASSPWALRNGVKGAGVPDLEEAPAPVPGLTHTLCPKVSSKEAQRSESDEEAQPDTSDEKFPSAKASAKISSPGEGCQDFCTKEQGQGLQGKRKRTSDSRGKGVLDGAKGGGQVGEGQPPGLPVEAEAEEAS from the exons ATGGCCAGCTTCATGGAGTCGCTGAACCGGCTGAAGGACGCCCACGACAAGGAGCtcctgg GCCTGCGGAACAAGCTTGTGGAGCTGAACTCAGAGAGGAGCCG GGACACCCAGCGGGTGGAGGAGCTCTTTACCAAGAACCAGCAGCTCCGGGAGCAGCAGAAGGCGCTAAAGGAGACCGTACGGGTCCTGGAGAACCG gCTACGGGCTGGCCTATGTGACCGCTGCATGGTGACCCAGGAGCTGTCCCGCAGGAGGCAGCAGGAGTTCCACAGCTCACACCTTCAGAGCCTGCAGCACATCTTCCTGCTGA CCAATGAGATGGCCAGTCTGAAGGAGGAGAACAAGAGTCTGAGGGAAGAGGTGAAGAGGCTTCGGGGCCTGGA AGACAGATCCACGGCCCTGAGCAGGGAGGGCCCCTCGGACCTGCCCTCACCCCTGCCACTGTCCTCACTGGACGGTGGGAAGGCCAGCACTGAGCAGTCACCTACAGGCCACCAGGAGCCCGAGGCCCAGAGTCCCAGTGCAGAAACTG AACAGCTGCCAGGAAGCCGGATCTCGCCCCTCACCAAAATCTCCGCGGGCTCCAGCCTGCCCTCACCGAAGGCCCCGGACACA AGTCCCCAGTGCATCTCCAACCAGCTACACGGGACCATCGCGGTGGTCCGGCCCGGGACCCAGGTGTACCCCTCGGACCAGGGCACCCTCAACGGGACACCCCCTCCACCTGCCAGGAGCAGCCCTCCCAGCCCCCCATATGAGCCCAGCCTACCCCTGGACAG CCTCCTGCGGGCCCCCCAGGCCTCCGTCACAGCCTTCGAAGCTCTGACCCCTGACCGCCTTGTCCTCCTGAGCCGCCAGCTGGTCCTGCACCCCTGCAACCCccgaagcagccccctgaccacCACGGCCCCCAGTGGCCCTGGGCCACGGAACCAGAAGGTCACAGAAGCCAAGGGCTGGGAGGAGCCCAGCAGCCTGCTGGGCCTGCCAGGGTCCCTGGTGGACGGCCGGAGCCCACGGCTGGAGAGcacgctgcacctgctcctggcccAGCAGCAGCTCCGGGCGTGGGTGAGCAGTGCCAGGCCACGGAGCACGCCGCCCTCCCCACCCACCGGCTCAGACTCCGAGGGCCCAGAGGACCTGGAGGCAGGTGGGGCCCTGCTGACCAGAGCATCCCAGCATGGAGGACACCCCCTGCGGCCCCCAGCCCCCCGCAGCCCCCCGGGGATGGCGGCTGCACAGGAGCATGCTCCCGACAAGGCCCTGGACCTCTCAGGGTGGGGCCGGGGCCGAGATGCCCCCGAGCCCCCCTGTTGCCCTGCCTCGCTCTGCCCCTCAGGCACTCCCTACCCAGAGTCACCCAAGGGGGCCGAGCCCCCAGCCCAgtcgggagccctggcctccagTCCCTGGGCACTCAGGAACGGCGTCAAGGGGGCCGGGGTACCAGACCTGGAAGAGGCCCCTGCCCCTGTG CCTGGCCTGACCCACACCCTGTGTCCCAAAGTGTCCAGCAAGGAGGCACAGAGATCTGAGTCCGATGAAGAGGCCCAGCCAGACACCTCAGACGAG AAGTTCCCAAGTGCCAAGGCCAGCGCCAAGATCAGCTCGCCAGGTGAGGGGTGCCAGGACTTCTGCACCAAAGAACAGGGTCAGGGTCTGCAGGGCAAGCGGAAGCGGACATCCGACTCACGGGGCAAAG gGGTCCTGGATGGGGCCAAGGGTGGCGGGCAAGTCGGGGAGGGTCAGCCTCCAGGTCTTCCCGTGGAGGCTGAAGCTGAGGAGGCATCTTAG